Proteins encoded in a region of the Marinobacter arenosus genome:
- a CDS encoding arsenate reductase/protein-tyrosine-phosphatase family protein, translating to MNRLVYERFGSRNGFVRFLGYWLLAQIGAYRRFPALIPGTDQRVVFVCSGNICRSPLAEVYARSLGRDARSCGLDCTDGHPADPRARELARKRGLTLDDHQTVNVRNFEFRDTDLIVLMEPTHITSFQEKIGNAYSLALAGHYCRRPTPYIHDPFNCSSEFFANCEQKIMEAVRKICD from the coding sequence GTGAACCGGTTGGTGTATGAGCGGTTTGGGTCGAGAAATGGTTTCGTTCGATTCCTTGGATATTGGCTTCTTGCCCAAATAGGAGCCTATCGCCGTTTTCCCGCTTTGATTCCCGGAACAGATCAGCGCGTCGTCTTCGTTTGCAGCGGAAACATATGCAGAAGCCCACTTGCTGAGGTATACGCAAGAAGCCTCGGCCGTGACGCAAGGTCTTGTGGGCTGGATTGCACCGATGGCCATCCAGCGGACCCAAGGGCAAGAGAGCTCGCCCGAAAACGTGGTTTAACTCTGGATGACCATCAGACAGTCAACGTTCGGAATTTTGAGTTCCGGGATACTGATCTGATCGTTCTGATGGAACCCACCCATATCACCTCTTTTCAGGAGAAAATTGGCAACGCCTATTCTCTGGCCTTGGCTGGACACTATTGCAGACGACCGACTCCTTATATTCACGATCCATTCAATTGCAGTTCCGAGTTTTTTGCCAACTGTGAGCAAAAGATCATGGAAGCCGTGAGGAAAATCTGTGATTAA
- a CDS encoding carboxylate--amine ligase: MESRILVLDGNQRASLAAVRSLGARDLWVAVGESSATSMAGLSRYCSRMVSYPDPCGSPRLFFKALLELIEKHDISFLLPITEATTYALLLYREELPDSVTLPFPSTEAVEQLANKNELFRFAANIGVPIPSTSFCDNVDEGLRKLEGIDRFPIVLKPFKSKILENDSITSTRVLIADSAEDARALLKSHTFFSHPFTIQSFIEGTGQGVFALFHQGKAVCYFSHRRLREKPPGGGVSVLSESAPLDDSLRVSAEKLLESVGWHGVAMVEFRVDHNGTGYLMEVNPRFWGSLQLAIDSGIDFPWWLYLVCTNKRPPEVVWRHRRVRWILGDLDRLFIVLKSPTSKYSAREKLIEIFRFLKPGARTRHEVNRWNDLKPFWFELKQYVRALRG, from the coding sequence ATGGAATCCAGAATATTGGTGCTTGATGGGAACCAGCGGGCATCTCTTGCAGCGGTGAGGTCACTCGGGGCCAGAGACTTGTGGGTGGCTGTCGGGGAAAGCTCCGCAACTTCAATGGCTGGTTTGTCCCGTTATTGCAGCAGAATGGTCTCCTATCCGGACCCGTGCGGGTCACCCCGCCTGTTTTTCAAGGCTCTGTTGGAGCTCATCGAAAAACACGATATCTCGTTCCTTCTCCCCATTACCGAGGCAACGACGTACGCCCTGCTTCTGTATCGCGAAGAGCTGCCAGACAGCGTAACCCTACCCTTTCCCAGCACAGAGGCAGTCGAGCAACTTGCGAATAAGAACGAGCTCTTCAGATTCGCTGCAAATATCGGAGTCCCTATTCCCAGCACCTCTTTTTGTGACAACGTTGATGAAGGATTGAGAAAACTGGAGGGGATAGATCGTTTCCCCATTGTTTTAAAGCCTTTCAAATCAAAAATTCTGGAAAACGACAGCATCACTTCAACCAGAGTTCTTATCGCCGATTCCGCGGAAGACGCTCGAGCCCTACTAAAGTCCCACACATTTTTTTCACATCCGTTCACCATTCAGTCTTTTATAGAAGGCACTGGTCAGGGCGTGTTTGCCCTTTTCCACCAAGGGAAAGCGGTATGTTATTTCTCGCATCGCAGGCTCCGCGAAAAGCCGCCCGGAGGTGGTGTGAGCGTCTTGAGCGAGTCCGCCCCATTGGACGATTCGTTGAGGGTATCCGCCGAGAAACTCCTGGAAAGTGTCGGCTGGCATGGCGTAGCAATGGTGGAGTTCCGGGTCGACCACAACGGCACGGGCTACTTGATGGAAGTTAACCCTCGATTCTGGGGCTCCCTTCAACTGGCCATTGATTCGGGTATCGACTTTCCCTGGTGGCTGTACCTGGTTTGTACGAACAAGCGCCCCCCGGAAGTCGTATGGCGACACAGGCGGGTAAGGTGGATACTTGGGGATCTGGATAGGCTTTTCATAGTTCTGAAATCGCCTACGTCCAAATACTCTGCCAGAGAGAAGCTGATTGAGATCTTTCGATTCTTGAAGCCTGGCGCTCGAACCAGGCATGAGGTGAATCGCTGGAATGATCTCAAGCCATTCTGGTTTGAGCTAAAACAGTACGTTCGCGCCTTGAGGGGATGA
- a CDS encoding ATP-binding protein: MGSPYVIILANGLNGLGAIRSAAHAGLKSYTLITKHSDLSTYSRFSERTFVLPASPSLGDIRPILDQLFIDESGPGVLLACSDSSAELLGELKSEGYAKQHLIVPTAETTRILNDKKFECKAMENGEISLPKTYYELTDDAPQSFPLIIKPRTFRDYRILGAKNVILYSEVELDNFRTRFKGYMERFIGQEVIQGNDDNLWVCNVTFNQQKEMSACFVFQRLGTMPSHYGVTSLAISRENKELREECEKIGKALNYCGPAMIEFKRDPVSGRYFYIETNPRLGMCNWFDTRCGINNILACAQVAYGEKVAFGSQRNNLVYWNFFGDLIARLEDRENLLSIFFLYLRLLLRPRVGALFYWKDPIPACKYSWDAIKNISRRAEKKLRRKFS; encoded by the coding sequence ATGGGGTCACCCTACGTCATTATTCTTGCTAACGGACTCAACGGTCTCGGTGCGATACGATCGGCCGCCCACGCCGGGCTCAAATCCTATACCTTGATCACCAAACATTCAGACCTTAGTACCTATAGCCGCTTCAGTGAAAGAACCTTTGTGTTGCCGGCTTCCCCCTCTCTGGGTGACATCAGGCCAATTCTCGACCAGTTGTTCATCGACGAGTCCGGCCCCGGCGTTTTGCTGGCCTGCTCGGACAGCTCTGCCGAATTACTTGGAGAACTCAAGAGCGAAGGCTATGCAAAACAACACCTCATTGTCCCAACAGCGGAAACAACCCGGATACTGAACGACAAGAAATTTGAATGTAAGGCAATGGAAAATGGCGAGATTTCTCTGCCCAAAACTTACTACGAGCTCACCGATGACGCCCCCCAGTCCTTCCCCTTGATTATTAAGCCCCGCACGTTCAGGGATTACCGGATACTGGGCGCCAAAAACGTTATTCTTTATTCAGAGGTGGAATTAGATAACTTCCGAACCCGCTTCAAAGGCTACATGGAACGGTTCATTGGGCAGGAAGTGATTCAGGGTAACGACGACAACCTTTGGGTCTGCAACGTCACCTTCAATCAGCAGAAGGAAATGAGCGCCTGCTTTGTCTTTCAGCGACTGGGGACGATGCCGTCACACTATGGCGTTACCTCGCTGGCTATCAGCAGAGAAAACAAAGAGCTCCGCGAGGAATGCGAAAAGATCGGGAAGGCATTGAATTACTGCGGGCCGGCCATGATCGAATTCAAGAGAGACCCCGTTTCCGGACGGTACTTCTACATCGAAACCAATCCTCGCCTGGGCATGTGCAACTGGTTCGATACACGCTGTGGTATCAACAACATACTTGCCTGCGCTCAAGTTGCCTATGGCGAAAAAGTAGCATTTGGCTCGCAGCGCAATAACCTGGTGTACTGGAATTTTTTCGGTGATTTGATTGCCAGGCTGGAGGACAGAGAAAATCTCCTCTCAATCTTTTTCCTGTACCTGAGGTTGCTCCTACGCCCCAGGGTTGGCGCACTGTTCTATTGGAAGGATCCAATCCCGGCCTGCAAATATTCATGGGACGCTATCAAGAACATCTCGCGCAGAGCCGAAAAGAAGCTACGCAGGAAGTTTAGCTAA
- a CDS encoding polysaccharide deacetylase family protein: MDDLRAAFDHHKPLPSKSVMFTIDDGFFDHHDIAARVFKEFGYSLNFFVITGFLDRNLWPWDDQVAYALHRSKKEVIDLRLPSGKELTINLRHDDIGDVVYSLRSTLKKESQSDLYAWLEKGLYPALGVEYPHEIPTSYRPMSWSDARTLRDAGHGVYPHTCTHRILSTLSVDEKQSEIEMSIRRVEAELDYLPDIFAYPTGRRSDYDQLDIERLQRSGIKLAFNTIPGYVRADRNSLELPRFSLPCDFDDFRQIVNRFEAFKMKVRGLAKLPA; this comes from the coding sequence ATGGATGATCTCCGGGCGGCGTTTGATCACCACAAACCACTTCCTTCAAAGTCCGTCATGTTCACCATCGACGATGGATTCTTTGATCACCACGATATTGCTGCCCGAGTGTTCAAGGAGTTCGGTTATAGTCTGAATTTTTTTGTGATTACAGGCTTTCTGGATCGCAACCTCTGGCCATGGGACGATCAAGTCGCATATGCACTTCACCGCTCCAAGAAAGAGGTGATCGATTTAAGGCTTCCTTCCGGAAAGGAGTTAACGATTAATCTTCGGCACGATGACATCGGCGACGTTGTTTATAGTCTTCGAAGCACGTTAAAGAAGGAAAGCCAAAGTGATCTCTATGCATGGCTAGAAAAGGGCCTTTATCCGGCGCTCGGCGTTGAATATCCACATGAGATTCCCACAAGCTACCGGCCGATGTCCTGGAGCGATGCGCGAACTCTGCGGGATGCAGGACACGGCGTGTACCCGCATACTTGTACTCATCGAATCCTTTCAACGTTGTCTGTTGACGAGAAACAGTCCGAGATAGAGATGTCGATTCGACGGGTAGAGGCGGAACTAGATTACCTACCGGATATTTTTGCATACCCTACCGGACGTCGGTCCGACTATGATCAGCTCGATATTGAACGGCTCCAAAGATCCGGAATAAAGCTGGCGTTTAACACCATTCCCGGTTATGTTCGGGCGGATCGGAATAGTCTCGAATTGCCCAGATTCTCCTTACCATGCGATTTCGATGATTTTCGCCAGATTGTGAACAGGTTTGAAGCTTTCAAGATGAAGGTGCGCGGATTAGCTAAACTTCCTGCGTAG